The proteins below are encoded in one region of Amycolatopsis magusensis:
- a CDS encoding glycoside hydrolase family 78 protein: MTATTPVRFEHRDSPLGLGTATPRLSWQLRTDDPGWAQTACELDRDGTVVRVESAEQVLVPWPFEPLRSRERAAVRVRVASGDDWSEWSEPSTVEAGLLSARDWSARFVSPVTLGGIGAPAPILSRTVHLRAGITSARLYATAHGVYEAQLNGRRVGDEVLAPGWTSYRHRLRYQTHDVTALLHEGANELDVLLGNGWFRGRLAWAGRRAHYGDRLALLAQLEVTYADGSTEVIGTDEQWTARNSGVLADDLYDGQHTDLRPAESEVDRVEVVEASLGRLVAPEGPPVRATEVLPAIEVWRSPSGRTLVDFGQNVVGWVRLRLRNTRAGQEVVLRHAEVLEHDELGVRPLRSAAATDTYVLDDAQEVVLEPNLTFHGFRYAEVTGADVVAEDLAAVVVGTDLRRTGWFSCSDPDLEQFHHNVVWGMRGNFLDVPTDCPQRDERLGWTGDIQVFSPTAGFLFDTAGFLSTWLADLAADQQDDGSVPYVVPDVLYGKSPTAAAWGDAAAVVPWVQYRRYGDTGVLARQFDSMCAWVDRIASLTSDGVWAGGFQFGDWLDPTAPPDDPFAAQADPDVVATAHLVRSAEIVAETARVLGRDGSRYEKLAADSRDAFIRHYVTGAGRVLSDAPTTYALALEWDLLATGEQREHAAERLADLVRANGFRIGTGFVGTPLVTDALTSAGRPDLAYRLLLERGCPSWLYPVSMGATTVWERWDSMLPDGSVNPGEMTSFNHYALGAVADWMHRSIAGLAPAAPGYRRITVRPVPDAALTHASARHHTPYGEASVAWRREGGEFTLEVEVPPGSAARVHVPGQAAVEVGHGRHRWTVADPVTPRPAPATVRDLLDHAELWPKAVALLAEHGLGGDSARLAREAAPFLHRPATELATLLAMKDPAGGGTAAEAAWADLLG; the protein is encoded by the coding sequence TTGACAGCCACCACGCCCGTTCGCTTCGAGCACCGCGACTCCCCGCTGGGACTGGGCACCGCGACCCCGCGGTTGTCCTGGCAGCTGCGCACGGACGACCCGGGATGGGCGCAGACCGCCTGCGAACTGGACCGCGACGGCACCGTGGTGCGGGTGGAATCCGCCGAACAGGTGCTCGTGCCGTGGCCGTTCGAACCCCTGCGGTCCCGTGAGCGGGCCGCGGTCCGGGTCCGGGTCGCTTCGGGGGACGACTGGTCCGAGTGGAGCGAACCGTCCACTGTGGAGGCCGGATTGCTGTCCGCGCGGGACTGGAGCGCGCGGTTCGTCAGCCCGGTCACGCTCGGCGGGATCGGCGCACCCGCACCGATCCTGAGCCGGACCGTGCACCTGCGGGCGGGCATCACCTCCGCCCGGCTCTACGCCACCGCGCACGGCGTGTACGAGGCACAGCTCAACGGCCGCCGCGTGGGTGACGAGGTGCTCGCGCCCGGCTGGACCAGCTACCGGCACCGGCTGCGGTACCAGACCCACGACGTGACCGCGCTGCTGCACGAGGGCGCGAACGAACTCGACGTCCTGCTGGGCAACGGCTGGTTCCGCGGCAGGCTCGCGTGGGCCGGCCGGCGCGCGCACTACGGTGACCGGCTGGCGTTGCTGGCGCAGCTGGAAGTCACCTACGCCGACGGGTCCACGGAGGTGATCGGGACCGACGAGCAGTGGACCGCGCGGAACAGCGGGGTGCTCGCCGACGACCTGTACGACGGCCAGCACACCGATCTCCGGCCTGCCGAGTCCGAAGTGGACCGGGTGGAGGTCGTCGAAGCGAGCTTGGGACGCCTGGTCGCACCGGAGGGGCCGCCGGTGCGGGCCACCGAGGTACTGCCCGCGATCGAGGTGTGGCGTTCACCGTCGGGCCGGACGCTGGTGGACTTCGGGCAGAACGTGGTCGGCTGGGTCCGCCTGCGCCTGCGCAACACCCGGGCGGGGCAGGAGGTCGTGCTGCGGCACGCGGAGGTGCTGGAGCACGACGAACTCGGCGTCCGCCCGCTGCGTTCGGCCGCGGCCACCGACACCTACGTGCTCGACGACGCCCAGGAAGTGGTGCTGGAGCCGAACCTGACCTTCCACGGCTTCCGGTACGCCGAGGTCACCGGCGCGGACGTGGTGGCCGAAGACCTGGCGGCGGTCGTGGTCGGCACCGACCTGCGGCGGACCGGCTGGTTCTCCTGCTCCGACCCCGATCTCGAGCAGTTCCACCACAATGTGGTCTGGGGCATGCGCGGCAACTTCCTCGACGTGCCGACCGACTGCCCGCAGCGCGACGAGCGGCTCGGCTGGACCGGGGACATCCAGGTCTTCTCGCCGACCGCCGGTTTCCTCTTCGACACCGCGGGGTTCCTGAGCACCTGGCTCGCGGACCTCGCCGCCGACCAGCAGGACGACGGCTCGGTGCCCTACGTCGTCCCGGACGTGCTCTACGGGAAGTCGCCGACCGCCGCGGCCTGGGGTGACGCGGCGGCGGTCGTGCCGTGGGTGCAGTACCGCCGTTATGGCGACACCGGCGTGCTCGCGCGGCAGTTCGACAGCATGTGCGCCTGGGTGGACCGGATCGCCTCGCTGACCTCGGACGGGGTGTGGGCCGGCGGGTTCCAGTTCGGTGACTGGCTCGACCCGACCGCCCCGCCGGACGACCCGTTCGCCGCGCAGGCCGATCCCGACGTGGTGGCCACGGCCCACCTGGTGCGTTCGGCGGAGATCGTCGCCGAGACCGCGCGCGTGCTCGGCCGCGACGGCAGCCGGTACGAGAAGCTGGCCGCCGACTCCCGGGACGCCTTCATCCGGCACTACGTCACCGGCGCCGGCCGGGTGCTCAGCGACGCCCCGACCACGTACGCGCTGGCGCTCGAATGGGACCTGCTGGCCACCGGGGAGCAGCGGGAGCACGCGGCCGAACGGCTCGCGGATCTGGTGCGCGCCAACGGTTTCCGGATCGGCACCGGGTTCGTCGGCACGCCGCTGGTCACCGACGCGCTGACCTCGGCCGGCCGCCCGGACCTGGCTTACCGGCTGCTGCTCGAACGGGGCTGCCCGTCCTGGCTGTACCCGGTGTCCATGGGCGCCACCACCGTCTGGGAACGCTGGGACAGCATGCTGCCCGACGGTTCGGTCAACCCGGGTGAGATGACCTCGTTCAACCACTACGCGCTGGGCGCCGTCGCCGACTGGATGCACCGGTCGATCGCGGGACTGGCTCCGGCCGCGCCGGGATACCGGCGGATCACCGTCCGGCCGGTCCCGGACGCCGCGCTGACGCACGCTTCCGCCCGGCACCACACGCCGTACGGCGAGGCTTCGGTGGCGTGGCGGCGGGAAGGCGGGGAGTTCACGCTGGAGGTGGAGGTGCCGCCGGGTTCGGCCGCGCGGGTGCACGTGCCCGGTCAGGCCGCGGTGGAGGTGGGGCACGGGCGGCACCGGTGGACGGTGGCCGATCCGGTGACGCCACGGCCCGCTCCGGCCACCGTGCGGGACCTGCTCGACCACGCCGAACTGTGGCCGAAAGCGGTGGCCCTGCTCGCCGAACACGGTCTGGGCGGGGATTCCGCGCGGCTCGCCAGGGAAGCCGCGCCGTTCCTGCACCGGCCCGCCACCGAACTCGCGACCCTGCTCGCGATGAAGGACCCGGCGGGTGGTGGCACCGCGGCCGAAGCGGCGTGGGCGGACCTGCTCGGCTGA
- a CDS encoding MFS transporter — protein sequence MTSSEAVGTPPAEESGTVTRQQWKWSTLAAMASYLDAGSIVALGSGLALFQAYLGLSNGAVGALAAIGPNAIGCAIGALIGGRLGDKLGRKRIYKYDLLVYAAGILCIALAVNAPMLFIGTFVVGVAVGADVPTSLALVGEFSPSKARGKLLAFTQIAWNAGPVVVLLLALVLSPLDLLGIRIVFLHLFVVALVTWALRRGLAESARWTAASTGAVSAAVKLGALFRGANLRALVWTGTIYLFWNVAAGTNGIFTPYIITTLNAGSQAAGVALSCAGFLIGILGTLVFMRLVDRGHAMRKRMWALGSLAQVLAFVLYLVFPFTIPVIFGNIVLFGVGAAFAGEAVYKIVSQELFPTMLRGTAQGVTFGAARIFLGIWSFFVPTLANAGIGTVAALLAASLVLSGVVGYFFMPDTSGKSLEQIEAERA from the coding sequence TTGACTTCCTCCGAAGCCGTCGGCACCCCGCCGGCGGAAGAGTCCGGGACCGTTACGCGCCAGCAGTGGAAGTGGTCGACCCTGGCCGCGATGGCGTCCTATCTGGACGCGGGCTCGATCGTCGCGCTGGGCTCGGGGCTGGCCCTGTTCCAGGCGTACCTGGGGTTGAGCAACGGCGCGGTGGGCGCGCTGGCGGCCATCGGCCCGAACGCGATCGGCTGCGCCATCGGCGCGCTGATCGGCGGGCGCCTGGGCGACAAACTGGGGCGCAAGCGCATCTACAAGTACGACCTGCTGGTCTACGCGGCGGGCATCCTGTGCATCGCGCTCGCGGTCAACGCACCGATGCTGTTCATCGGCACCTTCGTCGTCGGCGTCGCGGTCGGCGCGGACGTGCCCACCTCGCTCGCGCTGGTCGGCGAGTTCTCCCCGTCGAAGGCCAGGGGCAAACTGCTCGCGTTCACCCAGATCGCCTGGAACGCCGGGCCGGTGGTCGTGCTGCTGCTGGCGCTGGTCCTGTCCCCGCTGGACCTGCTCGGCATCCGGATCGTGTTCCTGCACCTGTTCGTGGTCGCACTCGTCACCTGGGCACTGCGGCGGGGGCTCGCCGAATCGGCCAGGTGGACCGCGGCGTCGACCGGCGCGGTCTCGGCCGCGGTCAAGCTCGGCGCGCTCTTCCGCGGCGCGAACCTGCGGGCGCTGGTCTGGACCGGCACCATCTACCTGTTCTGGAACGTGGCCGCCGGGACCAACGGCATCTTCACCCCGTACATCATCACCACGCTGAACGCGGGCAGCCAGGCCGCGGGCGTGGCGCTGTCCTGCGCGGGCTTCCTCATCGGCATCCTGGGCACGCTGGTGTTCATGCGGCTGGTCGACCGCGGGCACGCGATGCGCAAGCGGATGTGGGCGCTCGGCTCGCTGGCGCAGGTGCTCGCCTTCGTGCTGTACCTGGTGTTCCCGTTCACCATCCCGGTGATCTTCGGCAATATCGTGCTCTTCGGCGTCGGTGCGGCCTTCGCCGGTGAAGCGGTGTACAAGATCGTCAGCCAGGAACTGTTCCCGACCATGCTCCGGGGCACCGCTCAGGGGGTGACCTTCGGGGCGGCGCGGATCTTCCTCGGCATCTGGAGCTTCTTCGTGCCGACGCTGGCGAACGCCGGGATCGGCACGGTGGCCGCGTTGCTGGCGGCCTCCCTGGTGCTCAGCGGGGTGGTCGGCTACTTCTTCATGCCCGACACCTCCGGGAAGTCGCTCGAGCAGATCGAGGCGGAGCGGGCATGA
- a CDS encoding MarR family winged helix-turn-helix transcriptional regulator yields MTPGYELPLLLFSGFRTLIDRLHEELARQGHPEVRPAYGFALQAIGADGATASELGRRLGVSKQAAGKTVDRLSRLGYVERAASVADARAKVVRLTPLGLDLLTRSAEIFDELRAEWVRELGEEGVAGIEAGLRTVTPSGTRVDAVAWFGAWA; encoded by the coding sequence ATGACGCCCGGCTACGAGCTGCCCCTGCTGCTCTTCAGCGGCTTCCGCACGCTCATCGACCGCCTGCACGAGGAACTGGCCCGCCAGGGGCACCCGGAGGTGCGGCCCGCGTACGGGTTCGCGTTGCAGGCGATCGGGGCCGACGGCGCGACCGCGTCCGAACTGGGACGCCGGCTGGGCGTGTCGAAGCAGGCCGCGGGCAAGACGGTCGACCGGTTGTCCCGCCTCGGTTACGTCGAGCGCGCCGCCTCGGTCGCCGACGCTCGCGCGAAGGTGGTGCGCCTGACCCCGCTCGGCCTCGACCTGCTCACCCGCTCCGCGGAGATCTTCGACGAGCTGCGCGCCGAATGGGTGCGCGAACTGGGCGAAGAAGGGGTCGCGGGGATAGAGGCGGGCCTGCGCACCGTGACCCCGTCCGGCACGCGCGTCGACGCCGTCGCCTGGTTCGGGGCCTGGGCTTAG
- a CDS encoding carboxymuconolactone decarboxylase family protein yields MFVEHTAESAPEAARPALAATEKRFGYLPSAVARLAEAPLLLDGFLKLSALFEKTSLDPLARETVVMTLATRNRCHVCVAMHTAKLRRLDADPGLVTALREGQPLPDARLAALRQYTLTVLATSGEVPEAELTAFFDAGFTRRQALEVVLGIGAYTMSTLANRLTRAEIDEPMLPFA; encoded by the coding sequence ATGTTCGTCGAGCACACCGCCGAGTCCGCTCCCGAAGCCGCACGCCCCGCGCTGGCCGCCACCGAGAAGAGATTCGGCTACCTGCCTTCCGCGGTCGCCCGGCTCGCCGAGGCACCGTTGCTGCTGGACGGTTTCCTGAAGCTGTCGGCCTTGTTCGAGAAGACCAGCCTCGATCCACTCGCCCGCGAGACCGTGGTCATGACGCTGGCGACCAGGAACCGGTGCCACGTCTGCGTCGCCATGCACACCGCGAAACTGCGGCGGCTCGACGCGGACCCCGGCCTGGTCACCGCCCTGCGCGAAGGACAGCCGTTGCCGGACGCCCGGCTCGCGGCGCTCCGGCAGTACACGCTCACCGTGCTCGCCACCTCCGGCGAGGTACCGGAGGCGGAGTTGACCGCCTTCTTCGACGCCGGGTTCACCCGGCGGCAGGCACTCGAAGTCGTGCTCGGCATCGGCGCCTACACCATGTCGACGCTCGCGAACCGGCTCACCCGCGCCGAAATCGACGAACCGATGCTGCCGTTCGCCTGA
- a CDS encoding TetR/AcrR family transcriptional regulator: MTTGSVNPRRADTRRNHERILIAAAASLAATGEVSFNAIAKQAEVGVGTVYRHFPTPEALILAVYQREVRHLVEVVPDLLEAHPPEQAFRVWTTDHLAHYMMTKRGLANALRAATTSGGGELPVSAYESMKGAVGTLLKANVEAGTVRADLDPETVLRGLGGLLYLDASGEWRSHAAALADLLWRGMCSRDGGQVWDQA, translated from the coding sequence ATGACGACGGGCTCGGTCAACCCGCGGCGCGCGGACACGCGGCGCAACCACGAACGCATCCTGATCGCCGCCGCGGCTTCGCTGGCCGCCACGGGCGAGGTGTCCTTCAACGCCATCGCGAAGCAGGCGGAGGTCGGCGTCGGCACGGTGTACCGCCACTTCCCGACGCCGGAGGCGCTCATCCTGGCGGTCTACCAGCGGGAGGTGCGCCACCTCGTCGAGGTCGTGCCGGACCTGCTCGAAGCGCACCCCCCGGAGCAGGCTTTCCGGGTGTGGACCACGGATCACCTGGCGCACTACATGATGACCAAGCGCGGGCTGGCCAACGCCCTGCGTGCCGCGACGACCTCCGGCGGCGGGGAGCTGCCCGTCAGCGCCTACGAGTCCATGAAGGGCGCGGTCGGCACGCTGCTGAAAGCCAACGTCGAAGCCGGCACCGTGCGGGCCGATCTGGACCCGGAGACGGTGTTGCGCGGACTGGGCGGGCTGCTGTACCTCGACGCGAGCGGGGAATGGCGCAGCCATGCCGCCGCCCTCGCCGACCTGCTGTGGCGGGGTATGTGCTCCCGCGATGGCGGCCAGGTCTGGGACCAGGCCTGA
- a CDS encoding (2Fe-2S)-binding protein has translation MNLSLEVNGSTETLEADPGVTLLDALRERLGVTGPKKGCDRGQCGACTVHVGGRPVLACLTLAATVREPVTTVEGLSTSDELHPVQRAFVDQDALQCGFCTSGQLMSAVAAIEQEVTDVREFMSGNLCRCAAYPNIVAAVEQARQADATL, from the coding sequence GTGAACCTCTCACTCGAAGTCAACGGCAGCACCGAGACCCTGGAGGCCGACCCCGGCGTGACCCTGCTCGACGCGCTGCGCGAGCGCCTCGGCGTCACCGGCCCGAAGAAGGGCTGCGACCGGGGCCAGTGCGGTGCCTGCACGGTGCACGTGGGCGGCAGGCCCGTGCTCGCCTGCCTCACCCTGGCCGCCACCGTCCGCGAACCGGTCACCACCGTGGAAGGACTGTCCACATCGGACGAGCTGCACCCGGTCCAGCGCGCCTTCGTCGACCAGGACGCGCTGCAGTGCGGCTTCTGCACCTCCGGTCAGCTCATGTCGGCGGTCGCCGCGATCGAGCAGGAGGTCACCGACGTGCGCGAGTTCATGTCGGGCAACCTCTGCCGCTGCGCGGCCTACCCGAACATCGTCGCGGCGGTCGAGCAGGCGAGGCAGGCCGATGCGACCCTTTGA
- a CDS encoding FAD binding domain-containing protein: protein MRPFDLTAPTTLEAAAGSDGTFLAGGTTLVDLMKLNVLTPRRVLDINGLPLRGIDAGDGLRIGALERMSDIAAHPGVYPMISRALSLSASQQLRNMASIGGNLLQRTRCTYFRDVATPCNKREPGSGCPALEGANRMHAVLGTSDACVATHASDVAVALVALDAEVRLTGADGNRTVKLADFYRLPGDTPATENDLRPGELITEVVVPRLDWAANSTYVKVRDRQSYEFALCSAAVALEIRDSRIVDARVAAGGVATVPWRLPAVEATLRGEPVTLETFEKAASVAGEGAKPLSGNGFKVPLLRRTLVRALLELTEGSR from the coding sequence ATGCGACCCTTTGACCTGACCGCACCCACCACGCTCGAGGCCGCCGCCGGTTCGGACGGCACCTTCCTCGCCGGGGGCACCACCCTGGTCGACCTGATGAAGCTGAACGTCCTGACCCCGCGGCGGGTGCTGGACATCAACGGCCTGCCCCTGCGCGGGATCGACGCCGGTGACGGCCTGCGGATCGGCGCGCTGGAGCGGATGAGCGACATCGCCGCGCACCCCGGCGTGTACCCGATGATCTCCCGCGCCCTGTCCCTGAGCGCGTCGCAGCAACTGCGCAACATGGCCAGCATCGGCGGGAACCTGTTGCAGCGCACGCGGTGCACCTACTTCCGCGATGTCGCCACCCCGTGCAACAAGCGGGAACCCGGCAGCGGCTGCCCGGCACTCGAAGGCGCCAACCGCATGCACGCGGTGCTGGGCACGAGCGACGCCTGCGTGGCGACGCACGCCAGTGACGTGGCGGTCGCGCTGGTCGCGCTCGACGCCGAGGTCCGGCTGACCGGCGCCGACGGGAACCGGACGGTCAAGCTGGCCGACTTCTACCGGCTGCCCGGCGACACCCCCGCCACCGAGAACGACCTGCGGCCCGGCGAACTGATCACCGAGGTGGTCGTCCCGCGCCTGGACTGGGCCGCGAACTCCACCTACGTGAAGGTGCGCGACCGGCAGTCCTACGAGTTCGCGTTGTGCTCGGCCGCCGTCGCGCTGGAGATCCGCGATTCACGCATCGTCGACGCCCGGGTGGCGGCCGGCGGGGTGGCCACCGTGCCGTGGCGCCTGCCCGCCGTCGAGGCGACCCTGCGCGGTGAGCCGGTGACGCTGGAGACCTTCGAGAAGGCCGCTTCGGTGGCTGGCGAAGGGGCGAAGCCGTTGTCCGGCAACGGGTTCAAGGTGCCGCTGCTGCGCCGGACCCTCGTCCGCGCGCTGCTCGAACTCACCGAGGGGAGCCGCTGA
- a CDS encoding xanthine dehydrogenase family protein molybdopterin-binding subunit: MPSRLDGPQKVTGQARYGMDHTPPGTVYGYLVLSTIAHGEIEAMDVTTAKGAPGVLGVYSPFDPLDLRTPTTPFFGETWVPLQSREVTYYGQPIGFVVAETFEQARDAALLVQVTYQARPALTSLEDGLATAQDAPAAMDGAPPSLSVLAPGVESIEDALAASPVVVDATYRTATQNHAAMEPHSAVAYWTAEGLTVHSGNQASDLQAAELAGALELKPSEVHAVNPFVGGAFGGKGRTSAPAFLAAAAARALGRPVKAALTREQVFTATATRAATVQKVTLGADTDGTLIAIRHDSWCSTDAARSFVEPTSHGTSREWYATQNLAISQKMVPLHVPPTTFMRAPGEAPGSFALESAIDELAVALRMDPIELRLRNNSSAPPGKDLQWSSKHLDECFRIGADRFGWADRSPGGHRDGDWLVGLGVATAMFPALRFPASVEVTLQQDGTAVVATSGADPGTGLLTVLSLIGAESLDITPERIVPRLGDSSLPSGGLSGGSTATASAGTAVMAAATQAIDELLALASGPGGPFDGQEVTYADGRVFAGDRTMPFAEVLRAAGRSSLSVTGSSAPGEELTKHSFSSFGAQFCEVRVHRWTREARVSRMLGVFDAGRIINEKAARSQIIGGMIWGVSAALHEGLDIEANGRLANADFAGYLLPVNADIGEVGVHFVEYPDTLHNAVGAKGLGEIGTVGMAAAVANAIHNATGVRVRHIPITIEDLLDD, translated from the coding sequence ATGCCCAGCAGGCTGGACGGACCGCAGAAGGTCACCGGCCAGGCCCGGTACGGGATGGACCACACCCCGCCGGGCACGGTGTACGGCTACCTCGTGCTCAGCACCATCGCGCACGGCGAGATCGAGGCCATGGACGTCACCACGGCGAAGGGCGCGCCCGGGGTGCTCGGCGTGTACTCCCCCTTCGACCCGCTGGACCTGCGCACCCCGACCACCCCGTTCTTCGGGGAGACGTGGGTGCCGTTGCAGAGCCGCGAGGTCACCTACTACGGCCAGCCGATCGGTTTCGTGGTCGCGGAAACCTTCGAGCAGGCCAGGGACGCGGCACTGCTCGTCCAGGTCACCTACCAGGCCCGGCCCGCGCTGACCTCGCTGGAAGACGGCCTGGCCACCGCCCAGGACGCTCCCGCGGCCATGGACGGCGCCCCGCCTTCGCTGTCGGTGCTGGCGCCGGGCGTAGAGTCCATTGAGGACGCACTCGCGGCGAGCCCGGTGGTGGTCGACGCGACCTACCGCACCGCGACGCAGAACCACGCCGCGATGGAGCCGCATTCCGCGGTCGCCTACTGGACCGCCGAAGGTCTCACGGTGCACAGCGGGAACCAGGCCAGCGATCTGCAGGCCGCGGAACTGGCCGGCGCACTGGAGTTGAAGCCGTCGGAGGTCCACGCGGTCAACCCGTTCGTCGGCGGGGCGTTCGGCGGCAAGGGCCGGACCTCCGCGCCCGCGTTCCTCGCCGCGGCCGCCGCCAGGGCGCTCGGCAGGCCGGTCAAGGCGGCGCTGACCAGGGAGCAGGTGTTCACCGCGACGGCCACCCGCGCCGCGACGGTGCAGAAGGTGACCCTCGGCGCGGACACCGACGGCACGCTGATCGCGATCCGCCACGACTCGTGGTGCAGCACGGACGCGGCCCGCTCCTTCGTCGAACCGACCTCGCACGGCACCTCGCGCGAGTGGTACGCCACGCAGAACCTCGCCATCAGCCAGAAGATGGTGCCCCTGCACGTCCCGCCGACCACCTTCATGCGCGCGCCGGGTGAGGCACCCGGCTCCTTCGCGCTGGAGAGCGCGATCGACGAATTGGCGGTCGCGTTGCGCATGGACCCGATCGAGCTGCGCCTGCGGAACAACTCCAGCGCGCCGCCCGGCAAGGACCTGCAGTGGTCGAGCAAGCACCTCGACGAGTGCTTCCGCATCGGCGCCGACCGGTTCGGCTGGGCGGACCGCTCCCCCGGCGGCCACCGCGACGGCGACTGGCTGGTGGGCCTCGGCGTGGCCACCGCGATGTTCCCCGCGCTGCGGTTCCCCGCTTCGGTCGAGGTCACCCTGCAGCAGGACGGCACGGCCGTGGTCGCGACCAGCGGCGCGGACCCGGGCACCGGCCTGCTGACCGTGCTTTCGCTGATCGGCGCGGAGTCGCTGGACATCACCCCGGAACGGATCGTGCCGCGGCTCGGTGACTCGTCGCTGCCCTCCGGTGGCCTGTCGGGTGGTTCGACCGCCACGGCCAGCGCCGGGACGGCCGTCATGGCGGCCGCGACCCAGGCGATCGACGAACTGCTCGCACTGGCCTCGGGCCCGGGCGGCCCGTTCGACGGCCAGGAGGTCACCTACGCCGACGGGCGGGTGTTCGCCGGCGACCGGACCATGCCGTTCGCCGAGGTGCTGCGGGCAGCCGGACGCTCCTCGTTGTCGGTGACGGGTTCGTCGGCTCCCGGCGAGGAGCTGACCAAGCACTCGTTCAGCTCGTTCGGCGCGCAGTTCTGCGAGGTCCGCGTGCACCGGTGGACGCGGGAGGCCAGGGTTTCGCGGATGCTCGGCGTGTTCGACGCCGGTCGCATCATCAACGAGAAGGCGGCCCGCAGCCAGATCATCGGCGGCATGATCTGGGGTGTCTCGGCGGCCCTGCACGAGGGGCTGGACATCGAAGCGAACGGCCGCCTGGCCAACGCCGACTTCGCCGGCTACCTCCTGCCGGTGAACGCCGACATCGGGGAGGTCGGCGTGCACTTCGTCGAATACCCGGACACCCTGCACAACGCCGTCGGCGCCAAGGGCCTCGGCGAGATCGGCACCGTGGGCATGGCGGCGGCCGTGGCCAACGCCATCCACAACGCCACGGGCGTCCGGGTACGTCACATCCCCATCACCATCGAGGATCTGCTCGACGATTAG
- a CDS encoding alpha/beta fold hydrolase produces the protein MSIFKTEAGGREIRSRYEKMLESWPVPAERVRVPTREGETFVLVCGPEDAPPLVLLHGSGSNAAMWLGDVTAWAEHFRVHAVDMIGEPGLSAPSRPPLASEAYAGWLDDVLGHFGVQRTAIVGASLGGWLALDYATRRPDRVERLALLCPGGVGRQKIGFLFKALLYKPFGRWGMHRSIKAIAGVDPRTEPGVAEYLTLTFTHFLPRTERLPVFGDEALRRLDMPMLVLIGARDAMFDSRDTANRIGNTAPHATVTLLPEVAHSILGQTVPILDFLREKND, from the coding sequence ATGTCGATCTTCAAGACGGAAGCGGGCGGCCGCGAGATCCGGAGCCGCTACGAGAAAATGCTCGAGAGCTGGCCCGTCCCGGCCGAGCGGGTCCGCGTGCCGACCCGCGAGGGTGAGACGTTCGTGCTCGTGTGCGGCCCCGAGGACGCGCCACCGCTGGTGCTGCTCCACGGATCCGGGTCGAACGCGGCGATGTGGCTGGGGGACGTCACGGCCTGGGCGGAGCACTTCCGCGTCCACGCCGTCGACATGATCGGCGAGCCGGGGCTGTCCGCGCCTTCGCGTCCACCGCTGGCTTCCGAGGCGTACGCGGGGTGGCTGGACGACGTCCTCGGCCACTTCGGCGTCCAGCGGACCGCCATCGTCGGCGCGTCGCTCGGCGGCTGGCTGGCGCTCGACTACGCGACCCGGCGACCGGACCGCGTCGAGCGGCTCGCCCTGCTGTGCCCGGGCGGAGTCGGGCGGCAGAAGATCGGCTTCCTCTTCAAAGCCTTGCTGTACAAGCCGTTCGGCCGCTGGGGGATGCACCGCTCGATCAAGGCGATCGCGGGCGTCGACCCCCGGACCGAACCGGGAGTCGCCGAATACCTCACGCTGACGTTCACGCACTTCCTGCCACGCACGGAAAGGCTGCCTGTCTTCGGTGACGAAGCCCTGCGACGGCTGGACATGCCGATGCTGGTGCTCATCGGCGCGCGCGACGCGATGTTCGACTCCCGTGACACGGCGAACCGCATCGGGAACACCGCGCCGCACGCGACCGTGACCCTCCTGCCCGAAGTCGCGCACTCCATCCTCGGCCAGACCGTGCCGATCCTGGACTTCCTGCGCGAGAAGAACGACTAA
- a CDS encoding class I SAM-dependent DNA methyltransferase, which yields MTDHVTRTRAAYDTVAESYAEVLRDELAASPWDRAMLTTFAEMVGTTGPVGDLGCGPGRLTGYLASLGLDVFGVDLSPGMVAVAKRSHPALRFEVGSLLALDLDDGALAGALAWYSLIHTPPEQLPRVAAELARVLAPGGILLTAFQVGDEPRHLSRAYGHDISLEAYRLPPDGVAELLTEAGFEIEARLVRRPQPQEKTPQAYLLARKLAG from the coding sequence GTGACCGACCACGTGACCCGGACGCGAGCCGCCTACGACACCGTCGCCGAGTCCTACGCGGAGGTGTTGCGCGACGAACTGGCCGCCAGCCCATGGGATCGGGCGATGCTGACCACCTTCGCCGAGATGGTCGGCACCACGGGCCCGGTCGGTGATCTGGGGTGCGGGCCGGGACGCTTGACCGGGTACCTGGCTTCGCTGGGCCTCGACGTGTTCGGCGTGGACCTCTCGCCCGGCATGGTCGCCGTGGCGAAGCGGTCGCATCCGGCACTGCGGTTCGAGGTCGGTTCCTTGCTCGCGCTGGACCTGGATGACGGCGCGCTGGCGGGCGCGCTCGCGTGGTACTCGCTGATCCACACGCCGCCGGAGCAGTTGCCGCGAGTGGCGGCGGAACTGGCGCGGGTGCTGGCGCCGGGCGGGATCCTGCTGACCGCGTTCCAGGTCGGCGACGAGCCGCGCCACCTCTCGCGGGCCTACGGTCACGACATCTCGCTGGAGGCCTACCGGTTGCCGCCGGACGGTGTCGCGGAGTTGCTGACCGAAGCGGGTTTCGAAATCGAGGCGCGGTTGGTGCGCCGACCCCAGCCGCAGGAGAAGACCCCGCAGGCGTATCTGCTGGCGCGCAAGCTCGCCGGCTAG